A region from the Nocardioides coralli genome encodes:
- a CDS encoding peptidoglycan D,D-transpeptidase FtsI family protein has translation MPSTPRPGRPRGSLRGSPLFRLRFGFLLIAMVLSVFGARLVQLQGIDPKAYAEMAAAEGMVEVSLPAQRGSILDRNGEPLARSVDGLMVAADPKLTADQAPELAKFLANRLEVDYFTILPRLREEGSRFEYIARRVPSTRATAVVEEAESLGFSGLETRRDPMRDYPADDVAANLVGFVGTDDPLAGFERTFDAMLAGTDGSERYQVGGGNRIPLGENTTVEPVDGQHLQTTIDLDLQFYAQRVLRQTVEDAGAASGLAVVMDTQTGEVLSVADHPTFDASNPLVSRKEDLGSRALSDVYEPGSVAKVLTVAGLLDAGKVTPRTRIVVPPELRRDGRVINDWFPHDRIRLTLAGVVAKSSNIGTVRAADEFDRGELRRYLTRFGVGETTDIGVRGESAGILPDPSIWSRLIQDRVAFGQSLSVNAVQMTAAVNTIANDGVRVDPSVISGSATTDDGVLVGTDTATTRRVVSTKAARQTARMMELVTDPEEGTAPAAAVPGYRVAGKTGTAQRVGADCGCYDGTFTVSFAGFAPADDPRFTIYVVVQDPKVDGGGGSIAGPAFSRIMRYALQRYAVPPTGAKAPALPVEW, from the coding sequence GCATCGACCCCAAGGCGTACGCCGAGATGGCGGCTGCCGAGGGCATGGTGGAGGTGTCGCTGCCCGCCCAGCGCGGGTCGATCCTGGACCGGAACGGCGAGCCGCTCGCGCGCTCGGTCGACGGGTTGATGGTCGCGGCTGACCCCAAGCTGACGGCCGACCAGGCGCCCGAGCTGGCCAAGTTCCTCGCCAACCGGCTCGAGGTCGACTACTTCACGATCCTGCCGAGGCTGCGTGAGGAGGGGAGTCGCTTCGAGTACATCGCCCGTCGCGTGCCTTCCACGAGGGCCACGGCCGTGGTGGAGGAGGCGGAGTCACTGGGTTTCAGCGGGCTGGAGACCCGGCGTGACCCGATGCGCGACTACCCCGCGGACGACGTCGCGGCGAACCTGGTCGGCTTCGTCGGCACCGACGACCCGCTCGCCGGTTTCGAGCGGACCTTCGACGCGATGCTGGCCGGCACCGACGGTTCGGAGCGCTACCAGGTGGGCGGCGGCAACCGGATCCCGCTCGGCGAGAACACCACCGTCGAGCCGGTCGACGGGCAGCACCTGCAGACCACCATCGACCTCGACCTGCAGTTCTACGCCCAGCGGGTGCTGCGGCAGACCGTCGAGGACGCCGGCGCCGCCTCGGGTCTCGCGGTCGTCATGGACACCCAGACCGGCGAGGTCCTCTCGGTCGCGGACCACCCGACCTTCGACGCCAGCAACCCGCTGGTCTCGCGCAAGGAGGACCTCGGGTCGCGTGCCCTCAGCGACGTCTACGAGCCGGGCTCGGTCGCCAAGGTGCTCACGGTGGCCGGACTGCTCGACGCGGGCAAGGTGACGCCGCGGACCCGGATCGTGGTGCCGCCCGAGCTGCGCCGCGACGGGCGCGTCATCAACGACTGGTTCCCGCACGACCGCATCAGGCTGACCCTCGCGGGCGTCGTGGCCAAGTCCTCCAACATCGGCACGGTGCGCGCAGCCGACGAGTTCGACCGCGGCGAGCTGCGGCGCTACCTGACCCGTTTCGGCGTCGGCGAGACCACCGACATCGGCGTCCGCGGTGAGTCCGCAGGGATCCTGCCCGACCCGTCGATCTGGTCGCGACTGATCCAGGACCGGGTGGCCTTCGGGCAGTCGCTGTCGGTCAACGCCGTCCAGATGACCGCCGCCGTCAACACCATCGCCAACGACGGCGTCCGCGTCGACCCGTCGGTGATCTCGGGCAGCGCCACCACCGACGACGGGGTCCTGGTCGGCACCGACACTGCCACCACCCGTCGCGTCGTCAGCACGAAGGCCGCCCGCCAGACGGCCCGGATGATGGAGCTCGTGACCGACCCGGAGGAGGGCACGGCCCCGGCTGCCGCCGTCCCGGGCTACCGGGTGGCCGGCAAGACCGGCACCGCCCAGCGGGTCGGCGCGGACTGCGGCTGCTACGACGGCACCTTCACGGTCTCCTTCGCCGGGTTCGCTCCCGCCGACGACCCGCGGTTCACCATCTACGTCGTGGTGCAGGACCCCAAGGTCGACGGCGGCGGCGGTTCCATCGCCGGACCGGCGTTCTCCCGCATCATGCGCTACGCGCTGCAGCGCTACGCGGTCCCGCCGACGGGTGCCAAGGCACCCGCCCTGCCGGTGGAGTGGTGA